A single genomic interval of Mycobacterium sp. DL592 harbors:
- a CDS encoding GntR family transcriptional regulator has product MEESEGGPIAEDVRRRILSMLAQGALRPGSRLGTEREMAEQFAVSRSTLRSALLPLSRAGVLERRTGRNGGTFVRADVVERNAAELAGLPARLRSGGHTSATRVLATDRRPATPAEAAALEITTRDEVFAIRRLRFADGVPLSVDFSCFVAGQVVGLLEQPLGGSIYELLAVRYGLTPATSTEMIEVVSASPREAEWLAIPSRRPLVAITRVTHDASDRPFEYAYDLFRADRVRLTATTSTVTARERRGTDGRVERSVSSA; this is encoded by the coding sequence ATGGAGGAGTCCGAGGGGGGGCCGATCGCCGAGGACGTACGCCGCCGCATCCTGTCGATGCTGGCGCAAGGTGCGTTGCGGCCCGGATCTCGGTTGGGCACCGAACGTGAGATGGCCGAACAGTTCGCGGTGTCGCGGTCGACGCTGCGCAGTGCCCTGCTGCCCCTGAGTCGGGCGGGTGTGCTCGAGCGGCGCACCGGCCGCAACGGCGGAACCTTCGTGCGCGCCGATGTCGTCGAGCGCAACGCCGCCGAACTGGCTGGACTTCCCGCCCGGTTGCGCAGCGGTGGACATACCAGCGCCACCCGGGTGCTGGCGACCGACCGCAGACCCGCCACCCCCGCCGAAGCCGCCGCGCTCGAGATCACCACCCGCGACGAGGTTTTCGCGATACGCAGATTGCGGTTCGCCGACGGTGTGCCGTTGTCGGTCGACTTCTCCTGCTTCGTCGCCGGCCAGGTCGTCGGCCTTCTCGAGCAGCCGCTGGGCGGTTCGATCTATGAGTTGCTCGCCGTCCGCTACGGCCTGACCCCCGCGACGTCGACGGAGATGATCGAGGTGGTCAGCGCCAGTCCTCGCGAGGCCGAGTGGCTGGCGATCCCGAGCAGACGGCCACTGGTGGCGATCACCCGCGTCACCCACGACGCGTCCGACCGGCCGTTCGAGTACGCCTACGACCTTTTCCGAGCCGACCGTGTCCGGCTCACGGCGACCACCTCCACCGTGACCGCCCGGGAACGGCGCGGCACCGACGGCAGGGTCGAACGCTCCGTCAGCAGCGCCTGA
- a CDS encoding SDR family oxidoreductase — protein MGTPPRSAIVTGASGGIGSAIAAMLHEEGFSLTLVGRDPGKLEAVASGLTQVPGPPVNVLAGSLAAEAFLDEIVAEHARRHGSLDLLVNNAGIAGERPVGEVTADFLDEQLAVNVRAVILLTGKCLRLLKESVQQRKTAQVVNIASNAGKRGEAGLSAYSATKFAVVGFTEALHDELSTSGIKATAICPGLVDTPMADGYRDSVSPGEMIAPADIAEAIRMTIRVSRSCVVPEIVLLRPIEWLQPPGA, from the coding sequence ATGGGAACCCCACCGCGCAGTGCCATTGTCACAGGAGCATCCGGCGGGATCGGTTCGGCCATCGCCGCGATGCTGCATGAGGAGGGGTTCTCTCTCACCCTGGTCGGTCGCGACCCTGGAAAGCTGGAAGCGGTGGCCTCCGGGCTGACGCAGGTGCCCGGCCCGCCCGTCAACGTACTGGCCGGTTCGCTGGCGGCCGAGGCGTTCCTCGACGAGATCGTCGCCGAGCATGCGCGGCGGCACGGCTCGCTGGACCTACTGGTCAACAATGCCGGGATAGCCGGCGAGCGGCCGGTCGGCGAGGTCACCGCCGATTTCCTCGACGAGCAGCTCGCGGTCAACGTCCGCGCCGTGATCCTGCTGACCGGCAAGTGCCTTCGGCTACTCAAAGAGTCGGTGCAGCAACGGAAAACAGCGCAGGTGGTCAACATCGCCTCCAACGCGGGCAAGCGCGGCGAGGCCGGCCTGTCGGCGTACTCGGCCACCAAATTCGCCGTCGTCGGGTTCACCGAGGCGTTGCACGACGAACTGTCCACCTCCGGCATCAAGGCCACCGCGATATGCCCCGGTCTGGTGGACACCCCGATGGCCGACGGCTACCGCGACAGCGTGAGCCCCGGGGAGATGATCGCCCCCGCCGACATCGCCGAGGCGATCAGGATGACCATCCGGGTGTCGAGAAGTTGTGTGGTGCCTGAGATCGTCCTGCTGCGGCCGATCGAGTGGCTCCAACCCCCGGGCGCCTGA
- a CDS encoding FKBP-type peptidyl-prolyl cis-trans isomerase, which produces MTKPVIEFPDGPAPTDLVIKDLVVGDGDEATPGAVVDVHYVGVEYDTGEEFDSSWNRGESISFPLRGLIQGWQDGIPGMRVGGRRQLTIPPEQAYGPAGSGHQLSGKTLIFVIDLLATR; this is translated from the coding sequence GTGACGAAACCCGTAATCGAATTCCCCGACGGACCGGCACCCACCGACCTGGTCATCAAAGACCTCGTGGTGGGAGACGGCGATGAAGCCACTCCCGGTGCCGTGGTCGACGTGCACTACGTCGGCGTCGAATACGACACCGGCGAAGAGTTCGACAGCTCCTGGAATCGCGGCGAGTCCATCTCCTTCCCGTTGCGCGGCCTGATCCAGGGCTGGCAGGACGGTATCCCCGGTATGCGGGTGGGTGGGCGCCGCCAGTTGACCATTCCACCGGAACAGGCCTACGGTCCGGCCGGTTCGGGACACCAGCTGTCGGGCAAGACGCTGATCTTCGTGATAGATCTGCTCGCCACCCGCTGA
- a CDS encoding OmpA family protein gives MTDPDDARVSATATEWRRESRYFRRSPGLGWLLGLLLIPLLLGLIGWGTLSKPKVSVSTPSVSITAPSLSVPSLNFAPLSIIRNGNDFTLSGDLPDLSVKASLLDSLKAALGPGVNLIDKLNIKAGVSAPDFSGLGGLFKAALDIPDFNFDLSGGTVTLTGTAPSEEVKAAVEAAAKAAWPNVTIVNNITVKGPAPATTAPTATAPAGGGGCGSLQSDIAAALNAPINFETDGFTLTPATQQMLAAVAAKIKVCPTARIVVTGYTDNTGNDSINIPLSGNRAKSVGDYLVSQGVSAAEITTNGLGAANPIATNDTEAGRAQNRRVEITVS, from the coding sequence ATGACGGATCCCGATGATGCGCGGGTGAGCGCAACGGCAACTGAGTGGCGGCGCGAATCGCGGTACTTCCGCCGCTCGCCCGGCTTGGGCTGGCTGCTGGGTCTTCTACTGATCCCGCTGCTCCTCGGTCTGATCGGCTGGGGAACGCTCAGCAAGCCCAAGGTCAGCGTGAGCACCCCCAGCGTCAGCATCACCGCACCCAGCCTGTCGGTGCCGTCGCTGAACTTCGCGCCGCTGTCGATCATCCGCAACGGCAACGACTTCACCCTGTCCGGCGATCTTCCGGACCTCTCCGTCAAGGCGTCGCTGCTCGACAGCCTCAAAGCGGCGCTGGGGCCCGGGGTGAACCTGATCGACAAGCTCAACATCAAGGCCGGTGTCAGCGCACCTGACTTCTCGGGCCTGGGCGGGCTCTTCAAGGCCGCACTGGACATTCCTGACTTCAACTTCGACCTCTCCGGTGGCACCGTGACGCTCACCGGCACCGCGCCGTCGGAAGAGGTCAAAGCCGCGGTCGAGGCCGCCGCCAAGGCGGCCTGGCCGAACGTGACGATTGTCAACAACATCACGGTCAAGGGCCCGGCCCCCGCCACCACCGCTCCGACGGCCACTGCGCCGGCCGGTGGTGGGGGGTGCGGTTCGCTGCAGTCTGATATCGCCGCCGCGCTCAACGCCCCGATCAACTTCGAGACGGACGGCTTCACACTGACGCCGGCGACGCAGCAGATGCTCGCCGCGGTGGCCGCCAAGATCAAGGTGTGCCCGACTGCCAGGATCGTGGTGACCGGCTACACCGACAACACCGGCAACGACTCTATCAACATCCCGCTGAGCGGCAACCGGGCCAAGTCGGTCGGCGATTACCTTGTTTCTCAAGGGGTTTCAGCCGCTGAGATCACCACCAACGGCCTTGGAGCGGCGAACCCGATCGCCACAAACGACACCGAGGCCGGTCGTGCACAGAACCGTCGCGTCGAGATCACGGTCAGCTAG
- a CDS encoding HAMP domain-containing sensor histidine kinase — MTLARIFRRTPSLRTRVAFATAIGAAIVVTIVGTIVWIGITNDRLERLDRRLDEAAGFAVPFVPRGLDQIPPSPNDQDVVITVRRGEQVKSNSPVVLPKLTGDYATTYIDGVKYRVRTVELPYPDATTLAVGATYDDTIADTNSLHRRVLIICASAIGAAGLLGWLLATFAVRPFRRLAEQTRQIDAGDVAPDIDVSGASEAIEIGEAITGLLGRVRAEQDRTKAALASARDFAAVSAHELRTPLTAMRTNLEVLATLDMPEEQRKEVLGDVVRTEARVEATLGALERLAQGELSTAADQVPVDITELLDRAAHDAMRVYPDLVVSLVPSPTCIIIGLPAGLRLAVDNAIANAVKHGGATRVQLSAVSSRDGVEIAVDDDGSGVPESERTEVFERFTRGSTASVSGSGLGLALVAQQAEIHGGTAALETSPLGGARLILRLPPPR; from the coding sequence GTGACGCTCGCGCGCATCTTCCGTCGCACCCCGTCCCTGCGCACCAGGGTGGCGTTCGCGACGGCGATCGGCGCGGCGATCGTGGTGACCATCGTCGGCACCATCGTGTGGATCGGCATCACCAACGACCGGCTCGAGCGCCTCGACCGGCGACTCGACGAAGCCGCCGGGTTCGCGGTCCCATTCGTGCCGCGCGGCCTGGACCAGATTCCCCCGTCACCCAACGACCAGGACGTCGTCATCACCGTCCGCCGCGGCGAACAGGTGAAGTCAAACTCCCCCGTCGTGTTGCCCAAGCTCACCGGCGACTACGCCACCACCTATATCGACGGCGTCAAATACCGGGTGCGCACCGTGGAACTGCCCTATCCGGATGCCACCACGCTGGCCGTCGGCGCCACCTACGACGACACCATCGCCGATACGAACAGTCTGCACCGGCGGGTACTGATCATCTGTGCGTCGGCCATCGGCGCGGCAGGACTGCTCGGCTGGCTGCTGGCCACCTTCGCGGTGCGCCCCTTTCGGCGCCTCGCCGAGCAGACCCGCCAGATCGACGCCGGCGACGTCGCCCCCGACATCGATGTCAGCGGCGCCAGCGAGGCGATCGAGATCGGCGAGGCGATCACCGGGCTGCTCGGCCGGGTCCGCGCCGAGCAGGACCGCACCAAGGCCGCGCTGGCCTCGGCGCGCGATTTCGCCGCGGTGTCCGCCCACGAGCTGCGCACGCCACTGACGGCGATGCGCACCAACCTCGAAGTGTTGGCCACCCTGGACATGCCCGAGGAGCAGCGCAAAGAAGTGCTCGGCGACGTGGTACGCACCGAAGCTCGGGTGGAGGCCACACTGGGCGCGCTGGAGCGGCTGGCCCAGGGCGAGTTGTCCACCGCGGCCGACCAGGTGCCCGTCGACATCACCGAGTTGCTCGACCGCGCCGCGCACGACGCGATGCGGGTCTATCCCGATCTGGTGGTGTCGTTGGTGCCGTCGCCGACGTGCATCATCATCGGGCTGCCCGCGGGCTTGCGGCTGGCGGTGGACAACGCGATCGCCAACGCGGTCAAGCACGGCGGCGCCACCCGGGTGCAGCTCTCGGCGGTCAGCTCACGCGACGGCGTGGAGATCGCCGTCGACGACGATGGCAGCGGCGTGCCGGAATCCGAACGCACCGAGGTCTTCGAACGGTTCACCCGCGGCTCGACGGCCTCGGTGTCCGGCTCCGGGCTGGGTCTGGCGTTGGTCGCACAACAGGCCGAGATCCACGGCGGCACAGCAGCGTTGGAGACCAGCCCGCTCGGTGGCGCGCGGCTCATACTGCGACTGCCGCCACCCCGCTAA
- the prrA gene encoding two-component system response regulator PrrA, translated as MDSSSASPRVLVVDDDPDVLASLERGLRLSGFEVSTAVDGAEALRSATETRPDAIVLDINMPVLDGVSVVTALRAMDNDVPVCVLSARSSVDDRVAGLEAGADDYLVKPFQLAELVARVKALLRRRGATATFSSETIQVGPLEVDIPGRRARVNGVDVDLTKREFDLLAVLAEHKTAVLSRAQLLELVWGYDFAADTNVVDVFIGYLRRKLEAGGAPRLLHTVRGVGFVLRTQ; from the coding sequence ATGGACAGTAGTTCGGCCTCACCGCGGGTGCTCGTCGTCGATGACGACCCCGATGTGCTCGCATCCCTGGAGCGTGGGCTGCGACTCTCGGGATTCGAGGTGTCCACCGCCGTCGACGGCGCCGAGGCGTTGCGCTCGGCCACTGAGACTCGCCCCGACGCGATCGTGCTCGACATCAACATGCCGGTACTCGACGGCGTCAGCGTGGTGACCGCGCTGCGCGCCATGGACAACGACGTGCCGGTCTGCGTGCTCTCGGCCCGCAGTTCGGTCGACGACCGGGTGGCCGGCCTGGAGGCCGGCGCCGACGACTACCTGGTCAAGCCCTTCCAGCTGGCCGAGCTGGTCGCCCGCGTGAAGGCACTACTGCGCAGGCGCGGGGCCACCGCGACGTTCTCCTCGGAGACCATCCAGGTCGGGCCGCTCGAGGTCGACATCCCCGGTCGGCGCGCCCGGGTCAACGGCGTGGACGTCGACCTGACGAAGCGCGAGTTCGACCTTCTGGCCGTGCTCGCCGAGCACAAGACCGCCGTACTCAGCCGGGCCCAGCTGCTTGAGCTGGTCTGGGGTTACGACTTCGCCGCCGATACCAACGTCGTCGACGTGTTCATCGGCTACCTGCGCCGCAAACTCGAGGCCGGCGGTGCGCCCCGTCTGCTGCACACCGTGCGCGGGGTGGGCTTCGTACTGCGAACCCAATGA
- a CDS encoding ABC transporter ATP-binding protein, with protein sequence MSDLLRLTPYLMPYRARWIAMIVVAITSLGATVAIPLMTKAVIDGPVRHQDRHGLWVVGAAAMAVGISEAVLWFVRRWLVGRATMGVEADIRKDLYARLQILPMSFHGRWQSGQLLSRMMNDLSTIRRLLSFGLVFLMLNILQITVVTGILLAMYWPLGVVVLVSIVPITLIVLHFERTFTRLSRLAQDQAGHVATHVEESALGLRAVKSFGREDYVYDRFDEQAGMLYDTQVQKVAVSAKFWTMLEVIPNLTLIVVLGFGAYAAGHGLVTLGTLVAFITMMLSLVWPIASLGFLLSMTQESMTAANRIAEIFDAPREITDGAQADVPRGGRLELVDVGFRFPATAGNDGLSPDSQAWALRHVNVTVEPGETLALVGATGSGKSVLAALLPRLYDVTEGSIRIDGTDVRELPLPVLRAVVATAFEDPTLFSMSVAENLRLGRPDATDDQLARAIDIAAAKFVYDLPFGLQTRIGEQGMSLSGGQRQRLSLARAILAAPRILVLDDTLSALDVHTEAAVTEALQRVLGGVTAVVVAHRASTVLLADKVALLDQGTITHVGTHAELLATVPRYRYLLAADDELDDGCEPQPDWEGDDDRQRLGHVYDESRGERESSRFPADYVASEGGKR encoded by the coding sequence GTGTCCGACCTGCTGCGGCTGACTCCGTATCTGATGCCCTACCGCGCCCGCTGGATCGCGATGATCGTGGTCGCGATCACCAGCCTGGGGGCTACCGTGGCGATCCCGCTGATGACCAAGGCGGTGATTGACGGTCCGGTGCGCCACCAGGATCGGCACGGCCTGTGGGTGGTGGGGGCCGCGGCGATGGCCGTCGGGATCTCCGAAGCGGTGCTGTGGTTCGTCCGCCGGTGGCTGGTCGGCCGGGCCACGATGGGTGTGGAAGCCGACATCCGCAAGGACCTCTACGCGCGTCTGCAGATCCTGCCGATGTCGTTCCACGGGCGTTGGCAGTCAGGTCAGCTGCTGTCGCGAATGATGAACGACCTGAGCACAATTCGGCGTCTGCTGTCGTTCGGCCTGGTGTTCCTGATGCTCAACATCCTGCAGATCACCGTCGTCACCGGCATCTTGCTGGCGATGTACTGGCCGCTGGGCGTGGTCGTGCTGGTCTCGATCGTGCCGATCACCCTGATCGTGCTGCACTTCGAGCGCACCTTCACCCGACTGTCCCGGCTGGCCCAGGACCAGGCCGGCCACGTCGCCACCCACGTCGAGGAGTCGGCCCTGGGGCTGCGCGCGGTGAAGTCGTTCGGCCGTGAGGACTACGTCTACGACCGTTTCGACGAGCAGGCCGGCATGCTCTACGACACCCAGGTCCAAAAGGTCGCCGTCTCGGCGAAGTTCTGGACCATGCTCGAGGTCATCCCCAACCTCACGCTGATCGTCGTGCTGGGGTTCGGCGCCTATGCCGCCGGCCACGGACTGGTCACCCTCGGCACGCTGGTCGCGTTCATCACGATGATGCTGTCGCTGGTGTGGCCGATCGCCTCGCTGGGATTCCTGCTGTCGATGACGCAGGAGTCGATGACGGCGGCCAACCGGATCGCCGAGATCTTCGACGCACCGCGTGAGATCACCGACGGTGCCCAGGCCGACGTGCCGCGCGGGGGCCGGCTGGAACTGGTGGACGTGGGCTTCCGCTTCCCCGCGACGGCGGGGAACGATGGCCTGAGCCCTGACTCTCAAGCCTGGGCGCTGCGGCATGTCAACGTGACGGTCGAACCGGGTGAGACCCTGGCGCTGGTGGGTGCCACCGGGTCGGGTAAGTCGGTGCTGGCGGCGCTGTTGCCCCGGCTCTACGACGTCACCGAGGGCTCGATCCGCATCGACGGCACCGACGTGCGTGAGCTGCCCCTGCCGGTGCTGCGGGCGGTGGTAGCCACCGCGTTCGAGGACCCGACGCTGTTCTCGATGTCGGTGGCCGAGAACCTGCGGCTGGGGCGCCCTGACGCGACCGACGACCAACTGGCCCGGGCCATCGACATCGCGGCCGCCAAGTTCGTCTACGACCTGCCGTTCGGCCTGCAAACCCGCATCGGCGAACAGGGCATGAGCCTGTCAGGCGGTCAGCGGCAACGACTTTCGCTGGCCCGGGCGATCCTGGCCGCACCGCGGATCCTGGTGCTCGACGACACCCTGTCCGCCCTCGATGTGCACACCGAGGCCGCGGTCACCGAGGCGCTGCAGCGGGTGCTCGGTGGTGTGACGGCAGTGGTGGTGGCCCACCGCGCCTCGACTGTGCTGCTGGCCGACAAGGTTGCCCTGCTCGATCAGGGCACCATCACCCACGTCGGTACCCATGCCGAACTGCTGGCGACGGTGCCGCGGTATCGCTACCTGCTGGCCGCTGACGACGAACTCGACGACGGCTGCGAGCCGCAACCTGACTGGGAAGGCGACGACGACCGGCAGCGGCTGGGCCACGTCTACGACGAGTCGCGCGGTGAACGTGAATCCTCCCGTTTCCCAGCCGATTACGTCGCATCGGAAGGTGGCAAGCGATGA